A stretch of the Papaver somniferum cultivar HN1 chromosome 6, ASM357369v1, whole genome shotgun sequence genome encodes the following:
- the LOC113287921 gene encoding polyadenylate-binding protein RBP45-like isoform X5, whose product MIFVGGLDSNVTEETLRQVFSQFGELSHVKIPVGKRCGFVQFDNRTCAEEALLMLNGSQLGGSNIRLSWGRSPSNKQDQSGGMVQQHADPNQWPAAAGNMYGYNGGYEAYGYVSAAQDPNMYSYQGYGGPGYGNYQQHQQHL is encoded by the exons ATG ATATTTGTTGGTGGTTTGGACTCTAATGTCACTGAGGAAACCTTGAGACAAGTTTTTAGCCAATTTGGAGAGTTATCCCATGTGAAAATACCTGTAGGAAAACGCTGTGGGTTTGTTCAGTTCGATAATAG GACTTGTGCAGAGGAGGCTTTGCTGATGTTAAATGGAAGTCAATTGGGTGGTTCAAACATCCGACTTTCATGGGGACGCAGTCCATCAAATAAACAG GATCAATCCGGTGGTATGGTTCAGCAACATGCAGATCCAAACCAGTGGCCTGCTGCAGCTGGTAATATGTACGGATACAATGGAGGTTATGAAGCCTATGGATATGTTTCAGCTGCTCAAGATCCTAACATGTATTCTTACCAAGGGTATGGTGGTCCTGGATATGGTAACTatcaacagcaccaacagcatttatga
- the LOC113287921 gene encoding polyadenylate-binding protein RBP45-like isoform X2, producing MLYRQLHHHHPQFCNVFVGTCYLSTPGGTQNESDPNNTTIFVGGLDSNVTEETLRQVFSQFGELSHVKIPVGKRCGFVQFDNRTCAEEALLMLNGSQLGGSNIRLSWGRSPSNKQDQSGGMVQQHADPNQWPAAAGNMYGYNGGYEAYGYVSAAQDPNMYSYQGYGGPGYVT from the exons ATGTTATATAGACAattacaccaccaccacccccaGTTTTGCAACGTCTTTGTGGGTACTTGTTATTTG AGTACTCCTGGGGGAACTCAGAATGAGAGCGATCCAAATAATACAACT ATATTTGTTGGTGGTTTGGACTCTAATGTCACTGAGGAAACCTTGAGACAAGTTTTTAGCCAATTTGGAGAGTTATCCCATGTGAAAATACCTGTAGGAAAACGCTGTGGGTTTGTTCAGTTCGATAATAG GACTTGTGCAGAGGAGGCTTTGCTGATGTTAAATGGAAGTCAATTGGGTGGTTCAAACATCCGACTTTCATGGGGACGCAGTCCATCAAATAAACAG GATCAATCCGGTGGTATGGTTCAGCAACATGCAGATCCAAACCAGTGGCCTGCTGCAGCTGGTAATATGTACGGATACAATGGAGGTTATGAAGCCTATGGATATGTTTCAGCTGCTCAAGATCCTAACATGTATTCTTACCAAGGGTATGGTGGTCCTGGATATG TGACCTGA
- the LOC113287920 gene encoding pentatricopeptide repeat-containing protein At2g30780-like translates to MKRAFGISNMVKSELIQQQQKWYVKPKTTQKNLTRRFIGEPFIQSRSFCSKNDFPRPREITKLFTVKDPSASYRFDEEPNFIFDVSKLRDKLLENASNLVKIEGILDSSYLFPRHGSSAFIELLNQLMSRPQLALQVFSWRFQKNHEGWAMETEEYAKGIVISGRVKDVDLAVELFMEAASMGRRTTSTYNALMSAYLYNGLDWKCRKLFIEMKKEVVPTIVTYNILTSLYGRLCLVPYMERIFLEIKEANLSPNITTYNNLISGYVTAWQFDKMEWMYAFMEQGPVKPDIKTHLYMLRGYAHWKKVDKMESIYELVKDHVNEKDVVLVRTMIAAYCDSSDPDRVRKIEALMKIIPEEDYRAWLHVKLINVYAQENLIERMQSYINDAFNRNTRVVTKNVMLSIIATFFRCNAVEELAKFVKQAESARWRICRSLYHCKMVMYSSQNRLEEMGKVLEEMEQSNIDPSKKTFLIMYRAYTDYGYRTKVEQVVGAMFKHGFEIPGDAFSS, encoded by the exons ATGAAGAGAGCATTTGGAATTTCAAACATGGTTAAATCGGAActgattcaacaacaacaaaaatggtATGTAAAACCTaaaacaacacagaaaaacctAACTCGTAGATTTATCGGAGAACCCTTTATTCAGTctcgttctttttgttcaaaaaATGATTTTCCTAGACCTAGAGAGATTACCAAATTGTTTACTGTGAAAGATCCTTCTGCTAGTTATAGATTTGATGAAGAACCCAATTTCATTTTCGATGTATCTAAGTTAAGAGATAAATTACTTGAAAATGCTTCTAATTTGGTGAAGATTGAAGGAATTTTGGATTCTAGTTATTTGTTTCCAAGACATGGGAGTTCGGCTTTTATTGAGTTGCTTAATCAGCTTATGTCACGGCCTCAATTAGCTCTGCAG GTGTTTAGTTGGAGATTTCAAAAAAATCATGAAGGTTGGGCTATGGAAACGGAGGAATATGCCAAAGGGATTGTGATTTCTGGTAGAGTTAAGGATGTTGACCTTGCTGTTGAGTTGTTTATGGAAGCTGCTAGTATGGGGAGGAGGACGACTTCAACGTATAATGCTTTAATGTCAGCGTATTTGTACAATGGTTTGGATTGGAAATGTCGGAAGTTGTTTATTGAAATGAAGAAAGAAGTTGTTCCTACTATTGTTACTTATAACATTTTGACTTCACTCTATGGTCGATTGTGTTTGGTACCTTACATGGAGAGGATATTTTTGGAGATAAAGGAGGCGAACCTCTCTCCTAATATAACTACTTATAACAATCTTATTTCTGGGTATGTTACTGCTTGGCAATTTGATAAAATGGAGTGGATGTATGCATTCATGGAACAAGGACCTGTCAAACCTGATATTAAAACCCATTTGTACATGCTTCGAGGTTATGCGCATTGGAAGAAAGTGGATAAGATGGAGAGTATTTATGAATTGGTTAAGGATCATGTAAATGAGAAAGATGTGGTACTAGTAAGAACCATGATTGCTGCATACTGTGATTCTTCTGACCCTGATAGGGTTAGGAAGATTGAAGCATTGATGAAGATTATTCCGGAAGAGGATTATAGGGCTTGGTTACATGTGAAGCTAATTAACGTTTATGCCCAAGAGAACTTGATAGAACGCATGCAGAGTTACATCAATGATGCTTTTAATCGTAACACTAGGGTTGTAACAAAGAATGTGATGTTATCAATCATAGCAACTTTTTTCCGTTGCAATGCTGTGGAAGAGCTGGCAAAATTTGTGAAGCAGGCTGAGTCTGCTAGATGGAGGATCTGCCGATCCTTGTATCATTGTAAGATGGTCATGTATTCATCACAAAATCGGCTGGAGGAAATGGGAAAAGTTCTTGAAGAGATGGAACAATCTAATATTGACCCATCAAAGAAAACATTCTTGATTATGTACAGGGCCTACACGGATTATGGTTACAGAACCAAAGTAGAGCAGGTAGTTGGAGCAATGTTCAAGCATGGATTTGAAATTCCCGGGGATGCTTTCTCATCCTAA
- the LOC113287922 gene encoding uncharacterized protein LOC113287922 isoform X2 yields MEPSNSMNYYCKHRLWFNSWIENDIEQFFVIGTSEYLATNKRWIQLDRTTKAAFYSIKMCWLLHSFFNGKLMLQLGETVMFIAEAITAKLLFRALIIVLFTADDVRKTVGF; encoded by the exons ATGGAGCCCAGTAACAGTATGAACTATTACTGCAAACATAGATTGTGGTTTAATTCATGGATCGAGAACGACATTGAACAG TTCTTTGTTATTGGAACATCAGAATATCTTGCTACCAACAAAAGATGGATTCAACTTGATCGAACAACAAAAGCTGCATTCTATTCGATCAAGATGTGTTGGCTTCTTCACAGTTTCTTTAATGGCAAG CTCATGTTGCAGCTAGGTGAGACCGTAATGTTCATTGCTGAGGCTATTACAGCTAAGCTTCTTTTCAGGGCTTTGATCATAG TTCTGTTTACTGCAGATGATGTTAGGAAAACCGTGGGTTTCTAG
- the LOC113287921 gene encoding polyadenylate-binding protein RBP45-like isoform X3 codes for MLYRQLHHHHPQFCNVFVGTCYLIFVGGLDSNVTEETLRQVFSQFGELSHVKIPVGKRCGFVQFDNRTCAEEALLMLNGSQLGGSNIRLSWGRSPSNKQDQSGGMVQQHADPNQWPAAAGNMYGYNGGYEAYGYVSAAQDPNMYSYQGYGGPGYGNYQQHQQHL; via the exons ATGTTATATAGACAattacaccaccaccacccccaGTTTTGCAACGTCTTTGTGGGTACTTGTTATTTG ATATTTGTTGGTGGTTTGGACTCTAATGTCACTGAGGAAACCTTGAGACAAGTTTTTAGCCAATTTGGAGAGTTATCCCATGTGAAAATACCTGTAGGAAAACGCTGTGGGTTTGTTCAGTTCGATAATAG GACTTGTGCAGAGGAGGCTTTGCTGATGTTAAATGGAAGTCAATTGGGTGGTTCAAACATCCGACTTTCATGGGGACGCAGTCCATCAAATAAACAG GATCAATCCGGTGGTATGGTTCAGCAACATGCAGATCCAAACCAGTGGCCTGCTGCAGCTGGTAATATGTACGGATACAATGGAGGTTATGAAGCCTATGGATATGTTTCAGCTGCTCAAGATCCTAACATGTATTCTTACCAAGGGTATGGTGGTCCTGGATATGGTAACTatcaacagcaccaacagcatttatga
- the LOC113287921 gene encoding polyadenylate-binding protein RBP45-like isoform X4, with protein sequence MSTPGGTQNESDPNNTTIFVGGLDSNVTEETLRQVFSQFGELSHVKIPVGKRCGFVQFDNRTCAEEALLMLNGSQLGGSNIRLSWGRSPSNKQDQSGGMVQQHADPNQWPAAAGNMYGYNGGYEAYGYVSAAQDPNMYSYQGYGGPGYGNYQQHQQHL encoded by the exons ATG AGTACTCCTGGGGGAACTCAGAATGAGAGCGATCCAAATAATACAACT ATATTTGTTGGTGGTTTGGACTCTAATGTCACTGAGGAAACCTTGAGACAAGTTTTTAGCCAATTTGGAGAGTTATCCCATGTGAAAATACCTGTAGGAAAACGCTGTGGGTTTGTTCAGTTCGATAATAG GACTTGTGCAGAGGAGGCTTTGCTGATGTTAAATGGAAGTCAATTGGGTGGTTCAAACATCCGACTTTCATGGGGACGCAGTCCATCAAATAAACAG GATCAATCCGGTGGTATGGTTCAGCAACATGCAGATCCAAACCAGTGGCCTGCTGCAGCTGGTAATATGTACGGATACAATGGAGGTTATGAAGCCTATGGATATGTTTCAGCTGCTCAAGATCCTAACATGTATTCTTACCAAGGGTATGGTGGTCCTGGATATGGTAACTatcaacagcaccaacagcatttatga
- the LOC113287922 gene encoding uncharacterized protein LOC113287922 isoform X1: MEPSNSMNYYCKHRLWFNSWIENDIEQFFVIGTSEYLATNKRWIQLDRTTKAAFYSIKMCWLLHSFFNGKLMLQLGETVMFIAEAITAKLLFRALIIDDSKAKLALGQDNSTMS; the protein is encoded by the exons ATGGAGCCCAGTAACAGTATGAACTATTACTGCAAACATAGATTGTGGTTTAATTCATGGATCGAGAACGACATTGAACAG TTCTTTGTTATTGGAACATCAGAATATCTTGCTACCAACAAAAGATGGATTCAACTTGATCGAACAACAAAAGCTGCATTCTATTCGATCAAGATGTGTTGGCTTCTTCACAGTTTCTTTAATGGCAAG CTCATGTTGCAGCTAGGTGAGACCGTAATGTTCATTGCTGAGGCTATTACAGCTAAGCTTCTTTTCAGGGCTTTGATCATAG aTGACTCCAAAGCTAAGCTTGCTCTTGGCCAGGATAACAGCACAATGAGCTAA
- the LOC113287922 gene encoding uncharacterized protein LOC113287922 isoform X3, with translation MEPSNSMNYYCKHRLWFNSWIENDIEQFFVIGTSEYLATNKRWIQLDRTTKAAFYSIKMCWLLHSFFNGKLMLQLGETVMFIAEAITAKLLFRALIIDDVRKTVGF, from the exons ATGGAGCCCAGTAACAGTATGAACTATTACTGCAAACATAGATTGTGGTTTAATTCATGGATCGAGAACGACATTGAACAG TTCTTTGTTATTGGAACATCAGAATATCTTGCTACCAACAAAAGATGGATTCAACTTGATCGAACAACAAAAGCTGCATTCTATTCGATCAAGATGTGTTGGCTTCTTCACAGTTTCTTTAATGGCAAG CTCATGTTGCAGCTAGGTGAGACCGTAATGTTCATTGCTGAGGCTATTACAGCTAAGCTTCTTTTCAGGGCTTTGATCATAG ATGATGTTAGGAAAACCGTGGGTTTCTAG
- the LOC113287921 gene encoding polyadenylate-binding protein RBP45-like isoform X1, translated as MLYRQLHHHHPQFCNVFVGTCYLSTPGGTQNESDPNNTTIFVGGLDSNVTEETLRQVFSQFGELSHVKIPVGKRCGFVQFDNRTCAEEALLMLNGSQLGGSNIRLSWGRSPSNKQDQSGGMVQQHADPNQWPAAAGNMYGYNGGYEAYGYVSAAQDPNMYSYQGYGGPGYGNYQQHQQHL; from the exons ATGTTATATAGACAattacaccaccaccacccccaGTTTTGCAACGTCTTTGTGGGTACTTGTTATTTG AGTACTCCTGGGGGAACTCAGAATGAGAGCGATCCAAATAATACAACT ATATTTGTTGGTGGTTTGGACTCTAATGTCACTGAGGAAACCTTGAGACAAGTTTTTAGCCAATTTGGAGAGTTATCCCATGTGAAAATACCTGTAGGAAAACGCTGTGGGTTTGTTCAGTTCGATAATAG GACTTGTGCAGAGGAGGCTTTGCTGATGTTAAATGGAAGTCAATTGGGTGGTTCAAACATCCGACTTTCATGGGGACGCAGTCCATCAAATAAACAG GATCAATCCGGTGGTATGGTTCAGCAACATGCAGATCCAAACCAGTGGCCTGCTGCAGCTGGTAATATGTACGGATACAATGGAGGTTATGAAGCCTATGGATATGTTTCAGCTGCTCAAGATCCTAACATGTATTCTTACCAAGGGTATGGTGGTCCTGGATATGGTAACTatcaacagcaccaacagcatttatga